Proteins encoded in a region of the Elaeis guineensis isolate ETL-2024a chromosome 7, EG11, whole genome shotgun sequence genome:
- the LOC105048576 gene encoding transcription factor ILI6-like yields MSSRRTTRSRQSSSSRITDEQINDLVSKLQALLPEAGIRSNNSMPAARVLQDTCNHIRSLHQEVDDLSERLSELLATTDTTSAQAAIIRSLLM; encoded by the exons ATGTCCAGCAGGAGGACTACTCGATCAAGGCAGTCAAGCTCATCGAGAATCACAGATGAACAGATCAATGATCTCGTGTCCAAGTTGCAAGCGCTGCTCCCcgaagccggcattaggagcaacAACAGT ATGCCGGCGGCCAGGGTCTTGCAAGACACCTGTAACCACATTAGGAGCCTGCATCAAGAGGTCGATGATTTGAGTGAGAGGCTGTCAGAGCTCCTTGCCACGACCGACACAACCAGTGCCCAAGCAGCGATAATTAGGAGCTTGCTTATGTGA